One Numenius arquata chromosome 10, bNumArq3.hap1.1, whole genome shotgun sequence DNA segment encodes these proteins:
- the SCOC gene encoding short coiled-coil protein isoform X3, which translates to MMNSDMDAVEAENQVELEEKTRLINQVLELQHTLEDLSARVDAVKEENLKLKSENQVLGQYIENLMSASSVFQTTDTKSKRK; encoded by the exons ATGATGAATTCCGACATGGATG CTGTTGAGGCTGAGAATCAGGTGGAATTAGAAGAGAAAACACGGCTTATTAATCAAGTTTTGGAACTGCAGCACACACTTGAAG ATCTGTCAGCACGAGTAGATGCTGTTAAGGAAGAAAACTTGAAACTGAAATCAGAAAACCAAGTTCTCGGACAGTATATAGAAAATCTGATGTCAGCGTCTAGTGTTTTCCAAACAACTGacacaaaaagcaaaaggaagtaa
- the SCOC gene encoding short coiled-coil protein isoform X4 produces the protein MMNSDMDDLSARVDAVKEENLKLKSENQVLGQYIENLMSASSVFQTTDTKSKRK, from the exons ATGATGAATTCCGACATGGATG ATCTGTCAGCACGAGTAGATGCTGTTAAGGAAGAAAACTTGAAACTGAAATCAGAAAACCAAGTTCTCGGACAGTATATAGAAAATCTGATGTCAGCGTCTAGTGTTTTCCAAACAACTGacacaaaaagcaaaaggaagtaa